The Echinicola jeungdonensis genome segment CGGGAGACAATGATTGTGAAAAAATAAAGTCAATTGTTGATGAATCCTCATGGGATGGAATTTTGATCGGAGGGGGAGATGGAACCGTAAAAATGGTAGTCAGTGCTATTTTGGAGACATCCATTCCTTTGGGCATCATTCCCTTAGGATCAGCCAATGGCTTGGCCACCTGTTTGGGCATACATGGAGTTTCTGATGCTATTTATGCTGTGAAAAAAGATAAGGTTATGGCCATGGATTTATTGAGAATCAATGGCGAAATCTCTTTGCATTTGAGTGATTTTGGGTTTAATGCAGGGTTGGTGAAAAAATTTTCCAACCAGACACAGAGGGGGATGATGTCTTATTTCAAAAGTACACTTTCACAATTTTTTGAAATGAGGCCTTATCGGTTTGAAGTGAATATTGATCATAAAAAGATCAAAATAGAAGCTAAAATGGTGGTTATTGCCAATGGGAGTTATTATGGTACCGGAGCAAATATTAACCCTCAGGGCAAAATGGATGATGGATACTTGGAGGTAATTGCCTTGAACCCAGATGGCTTGGAGGATTTGGTTGGGCTTTCCCTGGATTTGTTTCGTGGTGAGCTTTCCGATTCCCCTATTACCAAAATTTGGTCGGGCCATGAGGTAGAAATCAAGAATTATGATGGAGCCGATTTTCAGATTGATGGAGAGGTGATGCCGGAAACCGAATTTGTTCACGTTATATGTGAAAAGCAGAAGGTCCACTTTTTTAGTTTAATTAAGAACTAAAATGAGCTGTCCGGTACTGGTGATTTTATAATAAAGGCCAATCAAGCTTTTAAGTCTATTTTTAATTGAGTTATTGGCCAATTGAAAATGTTTTTTTGGTTATTGGATTTAAAAAAAATCAATAAATAATATGGTTCTTTTTTATCCTCCAATAGGCTGCATTATTCCAAATGAAAAAAGATGAAAAATCGAGGAAAGGAGCTGAATGTTTTGATTTTTCAGCTCCAATTGATTTTTAAGAAAGTAAAGCTCTTTTTTGGGCCATAACATATCCTAAGTGCATAGCCTCATGCATGGCATCAAATGCAATGGCTTCCGAAATATTGTTTACTCTTATTCCAAAACTGGTGGTATAGGGATGGTATTCTGAAAACTTATTTTTTTCCAAATCCTCCTTTAATGCTTCCAGGTTAGCAATGGCCATGGATTTTAGCTTTTCCAGGACTTCACTGCTGATTTTTTTTCAGGCTTGCTCCCTTTTCTAAATGCATCCAAAATATCCTCATCAATTAATAAAGGAAGGCCTGAAAACTTGTTGCAGAGTAGTTGTTGAGTGACGATGATATGCCCAAAATTCCAGATGATATTGTTATTATAACCTTCAGGTATTTGGTTTAATTGGTCAATGTCCAGGTCACTGATTAGATTGATAAAATTCTTACGAGTTTGTATAATGTTGTTAATGTTCATGATGTTGATATTTTTCAAAGGTTAAATATAATCCCATAGATTTTAAATGTTGGGGTGTAAAGGTGTTTTTTAAGCTTTGTTATGGTTGAAGGCCCTCATCTTCCCCTTATAAAGCTTATATTAATATATTTGAGCTAGGGTTAGTTTAATTCTGAAAGTTCGGATGATTATGAATAGACTGGTTATCAAAATGAAAATATGGTGGGGTTATTTATTATTGGGCATAGTGGCTTGTACCTCACACCCTACAATTACGGAAGCACCATTAATTCCGTTGCCCAATTTGGTTAAAGAAGGGGAAGGAAAGTTCACCTTAGGGGATGATACACAAATCCTGATTCAGGAGAATAATAAGGAATTGCAGCGGATGGGGAATTATTTGGTTAATTTGGTCCGGCCCTCAACCGGGTTTGAATTGGAAATTGTACCCTATGATACTACAAGGAAAAGCGGGTTTATTTCCCTTGAGTTGGAAAGTGACCCCAAGTTGGGGGACGAGGGCTACCGTCTTGAAATTAAACCGGAATTTATCTCATTAAGTGCAAATACTCCAGCAGGGATTTTTCATGGGATCCAAACCATCAGGCAGTTATTGCCAAATAATATTGAATCCAAAGGTTGGTTTTGGACCTCCTGGGAGATCCCGTCTGGCTTAATCGTTGATAAGCCAGAATATGCTTACAGGGGAACCATGCTGGATGTGGCCAGACATTTTTTTGAGAAGGAAGAATTGAAAAGGTATATTGATATTTTGGCTTTATATAAGATCAATTTTTTGCATTTGCACCTTACAGATGATCAAGGCTGGAGGATAGAGGTCAAATCATGGCCAAAGCTTACCCTTATTGGCGGAAGTACAGAGGTTGGTGGTGGAGTAGGTGGATTTTATACCCAAAATGAATATAAAGAGATTGTACAATATGCACTGGAAAGGTACATTACCATTGTCCCTGAAATCGATATGCCTGGCCATACACATGCAGCACTGGCTTCCTATCCAGAGCTTAACTGCGATGGGAAAGCCCGTGAAAATTATACTAAAACCCAGGTTGGGTTTAGCTCTTTATGTTTAACCGAAGAAATAACCTATCAATTTGTGGATGATGTGGTCCGGGAAATTTCAGCAATCACTCCGGGGCCCTACATCCATATTGGAGGTGATGAAGCTCATGCTACTGAGTTGGGAGATTATATCCTCTTTATTGAACAGGTACAGGATGCGGTCAATTCTTATGGGAAAAATATGATTGGCTGGGATGAGGTGGCCCAGGCAGCTCTGAGGCCTGAGTCTTTGGTTCAGTTTTGGTCCAATCCAGAGAATGCAAAGCTTGGGGCAGACCAAGGAGTAAAAATAATAATGAGCCCGGCCTGGAAAACCTATTTGGATATGCAATATGATTCCACTACCCATTTGGGATTACATTGGGCAGGTTTTATTGAGTTGGACAGCGCTTATCTCTGGGAACCTTCTGAGCTTATAGAGGGGATCGGCAAAGATGAAATAATAGGAGTTGAAGCTCCCCTTTGGACCGAAACCATTACTAATATGGATGAATTGGAATACATGGTTTTTCCACGATTATTAGGAATAGCGGAAGTGGGCTGGACTAGAAACGAAAAGCGGAATTGGGGAGAGTACAGGAAAAGGCTTAAAAAACACCTGAATAGACTGGAAGCCTTGGAAGTGGATTATTACTCATCCAATTTATTAAAAAAATAGGCCAGGGGTTTAGAGCCTCGGGAATGAGAGTTTAAAGTTTGGAAGGGTCTTTAAGAACACCCATGAAGAGGATGGTTCCACTGTGTTTTTCTTGAATGAAAAATACAAATGGCCTGTCCAGTCGAATTACAGGTGGTTCTGCTGGAACAGAAGTCACCACTACCTCTACAGCTGTGGCAGCAGCTGCTTCTGTTCCTTTTTCATCTACCTCAATTAATGCTTCGTGAATTACCCGGCTTATTTTTAGGGGTTCTGTTGGGGTTTCAAATATTTCTGTGAAATTTCTTGGATCTTGCTGAAAAGGGGTGCTTAGCCCCATTTCAATTAGGTCTTCTTTTAAGTTTTGGATTTTGATTTTCATTTTGAATTTGGGCATTTCCAGCTTGATATTACCTTCTTTTGCTTCTTCCCGCCAGGCATGAAGATTATTCAAATTGAAATTGCTTTTTGCTTCTTCCAAGTTAAAGGCATCTGGCAATAATACTCCCATGATATATTGCCCTGTACTATAGGGGATTTCTAAATATTTGAACCCGTTTGCTTGGTATGTCTTTAATGTCGTAGCTTCCTCCAACCGCATCATTTCAACCGGCGTAGTTTGCGAGGAAGAAATGTGAAAAGGTTGTTCGGTGGTGTTTTGGGGATCAAATTGGTATTTCCAATCGCCATAATAATAAATGGCGTTGATCAAATACATGACAGCAGCAGGATCAACCTGGTCAATTAAGTCTTGAATTAATCCCTCCGTTTGATCGTCCACCCACTGATTAATAATTTCTTTGGAGCCCGGGGATTGCATATCCAGGCTGCTAATAGTAGCCAGGTATTGCATTTGAAGGGTTTCTTGAAATTGGGATTTTAAATCCAGTCCCTCTTGATACCAAATACTATTGGCAATGTTAATCTTTACATTTGGATCCACATCCTTAAGGAATTTAGTGAGTCCTTGGTTGGCCAAATTGGCATCTTCGAGCGATATATTATCAAAATGAAGTGTTTCCAGATATTCTTCGAGCAATTCTTCCTTATTGCCATTCATGGCCATAGACAATGCCTGATGGATACTGAAAGGGCTGAAAAATAGGTTCCCTTCTTCTTTACTGAGTTGTTGAAATAACCTGACGGAAAATGCTGTGCCGGCATTTACCAGTTTTTTTTCAGTTTCCTCTAATGCCCTCAAATTGGGAGTAATTTCCCCTTTATTGGGACTTTCATCCACGCAAGAAACCAATAGAAAGAAAAGAGTCAAGATGGAATAATAGGTGTATTTCATGGTAAAGGGCTTTTGTTATGATCTAGACGAAAAAAATGGACAAAGTGCGACAAAAAAAAAGCCCCTTTGGTGATCAAGTTTCCAAAGGGGTTTAAATGATTATTTGGATTTTTCAAGGGCTCTTTCTATATCCCCAATAATGTCATCAGGATGTTCCAAACCTGTTGAAACTCTGATTAGGCCAGGTAAAATCCCAACCCTTTCCCTTTCTTCCTCCGTCAACTTGCTATGGGTAGTAGAAGCGGGGTGGGTAATGATGCTTCTGGTATCTCCAAGGTTTGCCGTCACGGTAATTAGTTCCAATTGGTCAATAAACCTTTTTGCCCTTTCAATTCCTCCTTTTAAGGTCAGGGTAATGATGCCTCCGCCCAGCCTCATTTGTTTTTTTGCCAATTCATATTGAGGGTGGCTTTTCAGGAATGGATATTTGACAGATTCCAAATGAGGATTGTTTTCAAAATAGGTAGCCACTTTCAATGCATTTTCACAGTGTCTTTCCATTCTCACAGCTAGGGTTTCCATACTTCGGGAAAGGATCCATGCATTGAAGGGTGAAATTGATGGTCCTGTATGCCGGGTAAAATAACGGACCTTTTGGATTAATTCTTCCTTACCAAGGATCAGTCCACCCAAAACCCTACCTTGTCCATCAATATATTTGGTAGCACTGTGGGCTACGAGGTCCGCACCCCATTTGGCAGGTTGTTGTAAATAAGGGGTAGCAAAGCAATTGTCCACAGCCAAAATAAGGTTATGAGCTTTAGCAAAAGCAGCAATCCATTCCAGGTCAATGATTTCCAGACCGGGATTGGAAGGGGTTTCAATGAATATCATTTTGGTATTCGGCTGAAGCAATTTTTCCCAATTGGCGATATCGGAAATGTCCCCATAAGTCGAGCTGATGCCCCATTTAGGGAATATTCCGGTAAGCAGTTGGTGAGTGGAGCCAAATAGGGCTCTGGAAGCCAGAATATGATCCCCTTGTTCCAATATAGAAGCCATGGTTGCAAACATGGCAGCCATGCCAGAACCAGTGGCAATGCCGTCTTCTGTACCTTCTACTGCACATACTTTTTCTATAAGGTCAGTGCTGTTGGGATTGGCATACCTTGAATAGATGTTTCCTGGGATTTCTTCAGCAAACATCTGCCGAGCTTCTTCTGCACTATCAAAGGTAAAACTTGAAGTCATGAAGATAGGTGAGGAATGCTCCCTTTGATTGGTTTTGGAGGAAGCAATTCTTACTGCCTGGGTTTCAAAATGTTTTTCGGACATATTATTATTCTTGCAGTGTTAAATTCTGTTTAAATATTGAGTTTCCCCTTTTAGGGTTTCGTAAAAATGCATCCCGAAATGGAGAGGTAAATATATTTCTTCGGGTTTGTTAATAAAAATAATCGGTGTCAAAGTAAGTGTTCTCATTTCATCTAACTTATAGTCCCCTATTTTCGGGCAGGATTTGGCACCTTTTCGCCGCTGAGGATGGTTGCCAGAGGGTCAACAAGCCTGTTCTCTCACCTCTTCTGTATAAATCAGTTCCTTTGGGTCTTGCAAAGTAAAGGTAGGGTAATGGGAAATCCAAATTTTTGAAAATGCAGAACGGTATCTATAAAAATAAGGTAACATTTATGGGATAAATTCTTTCAAAACCTTAGCCCATAAATCATACCCTTTGGCATTCATGTGTAATCCATCCTCAATAAAAATATCCTCCTTTGGTTGACCATTTTCATCCAACATGATGTTCCAAACATTGGCAAAGGATACCTGTTTCTGCTTTTGACAATATATCTCCAGTAGGCGGTTGAGATTTTGGTATTCCTCTTGTAGGTGCCATCTTGCCAAGCTGGGTTTCGGGCTTATCAGGATAATATGGGCATCAGGTAATTGTTGATGGATTTTTGTTACCAGCTTTTTAGTGGTTTTTAATATGGTCATTGGTTTTTTTCCTGCGGCAATATCATTATCCCCTTCATAAATAAATATTTTTTTGGGTTGGTATTGGAGGATCAATTCCTGGGAATAATGAAGAAGTTCAAATGTCTGAGACCCTCCAAATCCTGTGTTAATGGTTTCAATTTCCGGAAAATAGGAGGAAAGATCTTTCCACATCCGGATACTGGAACTTCCTGTAAAAAGATAGACTGGTGGGCCTTGCTTTGGAATGGGGTTTTTTTGGACAATTTGTTGGACTTCTTCCTGGAATTTGCCAGATACTTCTTGAGTGTTTCCTGAAATGGAAATTCCAGCCAAAAGAATTACCGTTAAAAATATTTTGAAACAAGACTGTTTTGATAAATACTTCATTTGATTTAACCCGTTAATTGATGGGAATTTATGAAAAAAAATGGAGATCCTTATGATCAATTGATTTTTGTGGTACCTGCAAAAGTTTTGAAAAAGGAAAATATTTAGTGTAATAAGTGTTTAAAATACACTTTTTCAGGGGTTTTGTTAATAAAATGTCAATTTTTTCACCTGCCGAATTTTTTTTTTTGAATAAAAATTAAAAAAAATAGAAGGGTTGAAAACAGGAAAGAAACTTAGTGATCATTTTATTAATTGGGTTAAATATGGTTAATGATGTTGTTAATGTTTCTTAAATTAGGAGTTTTGCCTTATATAATACTGAGGAATTCATTTTTGTGTGTAGTGACATTTAAATTGGTTTAGGGGATTTTTGTTAATATTTTATTGAATTAAAAATTATTATCACTATGTTTAAAGAAGTTTTGGTTCAAAAAAAGAGGATCGGCGTCCTTTTTTCCAAAATATATACGGCTGTTAGTCAGTTAGAATAAACCCATTCGAGGAATCTTCTAAAGATTCCTCTTTTTTTTTGTCTTCCAAAAATGAACCATTTTATACTCTAACGAAAAAACATCAAAATGGTATATCATTTTCCCTAATTCTTTCGGAAAGTCCACTAAAAAATAAAAGTGAAATTGACACTTTTTCAACTATTTGATTTCACTGATTAAAATTTTTCGGGCACCTGAATTTTAGCCAATAGGTGTTTCTGGTCTGCTTCAAGTTAGAGATAGGTTGCCTCTTTTGATAAAATCATGTTTTTTCCCTTCAGGTCCATTATAAAAAAGGGCAAGGAAAATGGGCATGGAATTATTTTTCGGTTTATGATTTGATCAAGCATAAAACCAATAATCCACGGGAGAATTAGGGCCAAGTATAAGTCTGTAACCATTATTTGATGGCATAAACACATAAAATCCAGAATAATCAGAGTGTTTAAAACACAAAAGAATCACAGGGGACCCTGTGATTCTTTTGTGTAGTCCCAATAAGATTAGTCTATCTTAACCTTATCCTAAATTAAATTCAGGTTTCCAGTTTTCAATGGTTTTATTAAAGCTCGACTGGTTGGCCAAATGAATACAGAATGCAGTTGTTGCTCCACTGATAACATTGGATGCAGGTTTTGTGGAAGTATGAATAGATTTAAAAAAATCGTCCAGGGCGTACCAGGTTCCCTCTTTGGTTTTTTCTTCCAATATGGGAATACCTCTGCCTTCTTTCCAGGTGAGCTTGGTTGCTCCAGAAACACCATCCACAATTCCCAGCTCCTCCATTTTATCCTCCTCTGGGTAGAAATAGCCCTCATTCATTAAGAGCTCCACCGTTCCTTCAGTTCCTTTAATGCTAAAGGAGTAACCTTCCCTGGCATTGCTGCAGGTGGATCCAAAATTGCCAATCATATCTTCTTTCTCATATCGGAGAATGAGCTGGACATTGTCATAGGTAGTTCTCCCGTCTTTGTAATTGTCTATTCCACCCGTGCCCATTATTAAGTCAGGGTGGGTTTCAAAAGCCCAATTGATAAAGTCGATTTGGTGAGATAGTAATTCAGCAGGCAAGCCTCCTGAAAACTCCTTATACATCCTCCAGTTGATTATTTTCTCCAAGGAGGGATCAGGGACCGGCCTTCTCCAATTCCAGTTTCTGTCCCAACGTGAATCAATTTGAGTGATTTTACCCAAATAACCGGATCGGATCATATCCCTTACCTTATAATATAAAGGAGTGTACCGGTATTGGTGGCCCACCTGCAGGGTGAGGTGAGGGTTGGCTTGAGCGATTTTAACCAATTCAAATGCTTCCGGGATATTGTAAGTCATTGTTTTTTCCAGATAAACATGTTTGCCAGCTTGTAGGGCGTATTTTGCAGGAGCAAAGTGCATATTTAAAGGAGTAGCAATGACCACTGCATCTACGTTGGAATCATTTAATAATTGCTCATAATTTTTATAGGATTTCATGCTGATGTCCGGAAAAGTTTTCTTTGTTTCTGCCAGCCTGAAATCCATTATGTCACATATAGCGGTGATCTCATATTTCCCAGGTAATCCTTTCATGACGTGCATGATGCCTTTTCCCCTATCACCACAACCAATAATACCTATTTTTATGGGTTGATCATTTTCTTGAGATGAAAAGGCATTGATAATAGGGTAAGGGAAGATTGAGCTTCCCAGTGCTAAACCACCGGTTTTTATAAAATCCCTTCTTTTCATGGGGCGTTTTGGGTTTTGTAAATTGATGACCAAATGTAAACTTTTGGAGGAAAGAAAAAAAATCAGGGCTATTTGAGCGGGCCGAAAAAGGGATTAAGCTTTGATTCGGAGGGAAAATTTGTGGCTGGCCACAAAATTCAATTGGAAGTAATGGTTTTAAATCCCAAAGCTCGCTGGAGCAATTTTACGAAAACTGATTTTATAATAAGTAAATTTGACTTTGCAAAATAACCATTCAGAATTCAAGTTAAACTAAGCGTTTTTCATATGAAGGATTAAAAAGGGGGCTTATTTTGGATTACTTAATATATTGTAAGAGGAAAAAACAGGTCATATGTATATAATGGGTGCTTCTGGGCATGCAAAAGCAGTAATTGCAGCTGTGGAAAGTAAAGGGATAGAAATAAATGGGGTATTAGATGATAATCCTGAAATTAAAGAGTGCCTCAAATATCCCGTTTCAACACCTGAAAATTTTGATATTGCCCCAAAAAGTCAAATGCTGGTGGCTATCGGAGATAATAAGATCAGGGAAAAAGTGGTCTTAAAACTTGGAAAGAAGGTTTTCTATTCCAAAGTGGCCCATTCTTTTTCCTGGGTAAGTGAATATTCCAACTTTGGTGAAGGCACGGTAATAATGGCAGGAGCCATCGTCCAACCTCATACCGAAATAGGAAAACATGTGATTGTCAATACAGCAGCAGTGGTTGATCATGATTGCCTAATAGGAGATTTTTCCCATATTGCTCCTCATGCCACTCTTTGTGGTGGCGTAATTGTGGGAATAGGTAGCCTTATTGGTGCAGGTTGTACGGTTTTGCCGGGTATAAAAATCGGGGAAAATTGTGTGGTAGGAGCAGGGGCTACGGTGTTAAGGGACGTGTTGGACGGGGAGATAGTTTATGGGTCGTGAATTAAGTTATTGTAAAGGTATATCAAATGAGTATTGAGGAGTTAAAAGCAAAAGTCCCTGGGATTACAGATATCAGGTTGCTGGAAGATTTATTGGCTAAGGGCTCCCTGGTCCAATTAAAAGCGGGGCAAGCTATTATAGAACCTGGGAAGTTTATTAAAATGGTGCCGATTATTTTGGAAGGCGCTATCAAAGTGCTGCGTTTGGATGATGAAGGCAGGGAATTATTTTTGTATTACCTTAATTCTGGACAAACCTGCGCCTTGTCCCTTACCTGTTGCAATTCTTTACAACCCAGTGAAATTAAAGCGGTTGCGGAGGAGGATTCCCTTGTTCTGTCCATTCCGATTCGTTATCACGAGCAATTGCTGGAGCAATACCGGCAATGGAAAGATTTTGTTGCCCAAACCTATCAACAAAGGTTTCAGGAAATGCTGGAAGCTTTGGATGCAGTGGCATTTCTAAAAATGGACCAAAGGCTGGTTCGTTATCTTCAGGCCAAAAGGAAACAGCTGAGTAGCAATGAGCTTCAAATAACACATCAGGAAATCGCACAAGAGTTAGGTACTTCCAGGGAGGTTGTTTCAAGGCTGCTAAAACAATTGGAAAAAAAGAAATGGATTGAACTGGGGCGAAATAAAATATTTATGAGGGATAATTTTGAAGATTTAGTAGGAAAGTCCTGATTGGTGAGTCGTTAGATTAATTTTTCATGATTAATAATGGGACCTTGGTTCTTATGGCCATTTTTGAAGCAATACTTAAGTTAATAAAAGAGAAAAGGGTTGGTTTGGCTTTGGTGAAATAAACTATTAATGATTTTGACTTCTGCTCCGGGAGTTTTAAAAGGTCATTTTTGTTTGCAGATTTTTTCCCTACTTTCCAGGAAAATTGTTGATTGGGAAAATGTTGTTTTAGGAAGTCTAATGTTTTGGAAGGGGAGGTTTTGCTTTTAGCTTTCACCTTATTTCCGAGAAATAAAAGCCTGTAGGGAAGTCTAAACCCTTTTGTTAGTTCAATCATTTGCTCCCAAATAGGTAGGTTTTGATTGTTTTTACTGATTACCACCTCAATTGTCTTTAAACCCAAAAAGCTTTTGTTTGGGGGTAGGACAAGAATGGGTGAAGAACATGAGTTTATTAATTCAACTTTTTCTCCCGGCCAAAAATAATCCCATGGCTTTTTTGTGATGGGGCCGGGTAAAATGATGAGTTCAAAACTTTGTTTCTTGGTTATTTGTTGCGTGGCATTTTTAATATTTCCTTTTCTAATTTTATACCCTATCGTTAGGCCTTTTTTAAGGCCTTTTTTTTGAATTTTTTTAAGCCATTTTTTGGCTTTTTTCTCTATCAATTTTTCATACGCTTCCACCTGAACTGAAAAACCATAAACAGAGGAATAAGTGAAAAGTAGCGTTATTTTTGCATTATAAGCTTGCCCCATATCCATTGCAAATCGGATAGCATTTTTTGAATGTTTAGAAAAATCGGTGACCAACAGTAAATTCATGTTTTCTTATTTAGAAGCCAATAGAATATAACCAGAATCCCAATTTTTTTCAAAAAAGGAATTGGATTCATAAGAAGCTGGCCAATGGAAAGTATTTTGGGTTTTTCTGGTTGTGTAACAAAAGTCACCACTTCCAGGAAATGCCAGTCTTAGTTTTGTAAAAACATTTAAATAGGAATTCAATGGAAACAATTACAGTTTTGGGGTACTTGGCTTCTATTTTTATTGGTATTAGTTTAGGTCTGATTGGAGGGGGAGGTTCTATTTTGACCGTACCTGTATTGGTGTATTTATTTAGGGTTGATCCTATTTTAGCCACGGCTTATAGCCTTTTTGTAGTAGGAAGTACTTCAGTTGTAGGGTCTTTTTCTTTTATGAAAAGAGGAATTGTCTCTTATCGTGCCGCGATAGTTTTTGCGGTCCCATCCTTTATAGCAGTTTTTTTGACCCGGAAATTTGTTGTTCCTGCGTTACCTGAAATTTTATTATCATTTAAAGGATATGATTTGACCAATGATAAAGGGGTAATGATATTTTTTGCCCTTATCATGTTAGCAGCGGCCATATCTATGATCAAGAACGGCCATCAGATTCAGCATGCATCTGGTCCTACGAAATTTAATTTGCCTCTTATTGGCCTTGAAGGATTTGTAGTGGGTGGAATAACTGGAATTGTTGGGGCAGGTGGAGGTTTTTTGATCATACCCGCTTTGGTGTTATTGGCCAAACTTCCCATGAAGATTGCTGTAGGCACCTCTTTATTGATCATAGCGGCCAAATCCCTTATTGGGTTTACCGGTGATATTTCCAACCAACCTATCAATTGGGGCTTTCTGCTACTATTTACTTCTCTTTCTATAATAGGGATATTTTTGGGGAGTGGCCTGTCAAAAATGATTGATGAAAAGGCCCTTAAAAAAGCATTTGGATGGTTTGTTTTGGTGATGGGATTTTACATCCTGATAAATGAAATTATTTTAGTTTAAATGGGGCGTTTTAGATGCATGAAAAATCAGCTTGATGGTTTTTAGATTAAAGATTTGGAGTTTGTGTGATGAAAATTACAGCGGTAAATCCCTCTCTTACGTACATTAAATTAATAATAGGTGATAAAAAAGAATAAAAAGTGAAAACATTTAAAGAATTAATATCGGGAGATCAATTGGTGTTGGTTGACTTCTTTGCCACTTGGTGTGGACCCTGCAAAGCAATGCCGCCTATTTTAAAGGAGGTGGTTGGCCAGGTGGGAAATAAAGTAAAGGTTATCAAAGTTGATGTGGATAAGAATCCTGCTGCAGCGAGTCAGTTTCAAATTCGGGGAATTCCCACCCTCATCCTGTTCCAAAAAGGAACCCAGTTATGGCGGAAGTCAGGTGTGCCTTCTGTTCAGGAACTGTTGACCACTATTGAAAGTCATTATTCCAAAACCAGTGCTTAAATTCTTTAACATTTGGTTGAATAGGTTTGGAAATGGTGCGCGGAAAAAGTGGGGCGGACTGCTTATGTGATAAAAGTCCTATTCCCGGAGAAAAAGTAGATTTAATTTTGTCAATGAAAATAAAAAAAATTGAGATGAAAATTGAACAAATTTATACAGGGTGTCTTTCACAAGGTGCCTATTATATTGAATCAGACAATGAAGCGGTAATTATTGATCCCTTAAGGGAGGTGAATCCTTATATCCAGAAAGCCAAAAGGAGAAATGCAAAAATAAAATATGTGCTGGAAACTCATTTTCATGCAGATTTTGTCTCTGGGCACAAGGATTTGGCAGCAAAAACAGGAGCTACAATTGTTTTTGGACCAACCAATGTCCATTTGGGATTTGATGCAGTTATCGCCAAGGACGGGCAGGAGTTTAAGGTTGGTGGGGCCACCATTAAAGTCATTCATACTCCAGGCCACACCATGGAAAGTACCTGTTATTTATTAATTGATGAAGAAGGAAAGGAAAAAGCTCTTTTTACTGGAGATACCCTCTTTATTGGAGATGTAGGCCGACCGGATTTGGCCCAAAAAGTGGATGAGTCTCTAACCCAGGAAAAATTAGCTGGGCATTTATATGATTCCCTAAGGAATAAAATCATGCCTCTTTCCGATGATCTTGTAGTATATCCAGCCCATGGTGCGGGTAGTGCTTGTGGAAAAAATATGAGTAAAGAAACTTCTGATACTTTGGGTAATCAGAAAAAGACCAATTATGCCCTGCAGGAGATGGATAAAAGTACCTTTATCAAAAAAGTTA includes the following:
- a CDS encoding diacylglycerol/lipid kinase family protein — encoded protein: MAKQFLCILNPISGGDIDRNDIKDWIKGNLHGIELTIWETTGDNDCEKIKSIVDESSWDGILIGGGDGTVKMVVSAILETSIPLGIIPLGSANGLATCLGIHGVSDAIYAVKKDKVMAMDLLRINGEISLHLSDFGFNAGLVKKFSNQTQRGMMSYFKSTLSQFFEMRPYRFEVNIDHKKIKIEAKMVVIANGSYYGTGANINPQGKMDDGYLEVIALNPDGLEDLVGLSLDLFRGELSDSPITKIWSGHEVEIKNYDGADFQIDGEVMPETEFVHVICEKQKVHFFSLIKN
- a CDS encoding DinB family protein → MNINNIIQTRKNFINLISDLDIDQLNQIPEGYNNNIIWNFGHIIVTQQLLCNKFSGLPLLIDEDILDAFRKGSKPEKKSAVKSWKS
- a CDS encoding beta-N-acetylhexosaminidase — translated: MNRLVIKMKIWWGYLLLGIVACTSHPTITEAPLIPLPNLVKEGEGKFTLGDDTQILIQENNKELQRMGNYLVNLVRPSTGFELEIVPYDTTRKSGFISLELESDPKLGDEGYRLEIKPEFISLSANTPAGIFHGIQTIRQLLPNNIESKGWFWTSWEIPSGLIVDKPEYAYRGTMLDVARHFFEKEELKRYIDILALYKINFLHLHLTDDQGWRIEVKSWPKLTLIGGSTEVGGGVGGFYTQNEYKEIVQYALERYITIVPEIDMPGHTHAALASYPELNCDGKARENYTKTQVGFSSLCLTEEITYQFVDDVVREISAITPGPYIHIGGDEAHATELGDYILFIEQVQDAVNSYGKNMIGWDEVAQAALRPESLVQFWSNPENAKLGADQGVKIIMSPAWKTYLDMQYDSTTHLGLHWAGFIELDSAYLWEPSELIEGIGKDEIIGVEAPLWTETITNMDELEYMVFPRLLGIAEVGWTRNEKRNWGEYRKRLKKHLNRLEALEVDYYSSNLLKK
- a CDS encoding serpin family protein, giving the protein MKYTYYSILTLFFLLVSCVDESPNKGEITPNLRALEETEKKLVNAGTAFSVRLFQQLSKEEGNLFFSPFSIHQALSMAMNGNKEELLEEYLETLHFDNISLEDANLANQGLTKFLKDVDPNVKINIANSIWYQEGLDLKSQFQETLQMQYLATISSLDMQSPGSKEIINQWVDDQTEGLIQDLIDQVDPAAVMYLINAIYYYGDWKYQFDPQNTTEQPFHISSSQTTPVEMMRLEEATTLKTYQANGFKYLEIPYSTGQYIMGVLLPDAFNLEEAKSNFNLNNLHAWREEAKEGNIKLEMPKFKMKIKIQNLKEDLIEMGLSTPFQQDPRNFTEIFETPTEPLKISRVIHEALIEVDEKGTEAAAATAVEVVVTSVPAEPPVIRLDRPFVFFIQEKHSGTILFMGVLKDPSKL
- a CDS encoding trans-sulfuration enzyme family protein, with the protein product MSEKHFETQAVRIASSKTNQREHSSPIFMTSSFTFDSAEEARQMFAEEIPGNIYSRYANPNSTDLIEKVCAVEGTEDGIATGSGMAAMFATMASILEQGDHILASRALFGSTHQLLTGIFPKWGISSTYGDISDIANWEKLLQPNTKMIFIETPSNPGLEIIDLEWIAAFAKAHNLILAVDNCFATPYLQQPAKWGADLVAHSATKYIDGQGRVLGGLILGKEELIQKVRYFTRHTGPSISPFNAWILSRSMETLAVRMERHCENALKVATYFENNPHLESVKYPFLKSHPQYELAKKQMRLGGGIITLTLKGGIERAKRFIDQLELITVTANLGDTRSIITHPASTTHSKLTEEERERVGILPGLIRVSTGLEHPDDIIGDIERALEKSK
- a CDS encoding SGNH/GDSL hydrolase family protein; the protein is MKYLSKQSCFKIFLTVILLAGISISGNTQEVSGKFQEEVQQIVQKNPIPKQGPPVYLFTGSSSIRMWKDLSSYFPEIETINTGFGGSQTFELLHYSQELILQYQPKKIFIYEGDNDIAAGKKPMTILKTTKKLVTKIHQQLPDAHIILISPKPSLARWHLQEEYQNLNRLLEIYCQKQKQVSFANVWNIMLDENGQPKEDIFIEDGLHMNAKGYDLWAKVLKEFIP